From a region of the Latilactobacillus sakei genome:
- a CDS encoding DUF1727 domain-containing protein — MTIKSSFATTTGRFSYWFLHTFMKGGSSLPGQIATNLDPAVLKNLTKNYDVIIITGTNGKTLTTALTVQTLKQKYDNIMTNSTGSNMMQGITTAFLAHHPKKGQKQLAILEVDEANVEPLCRYIEPKAIVMTNIFRDQMDRFGEIYTTYNKILAGVKLVPNTTLIMNGDVPLFSSVELPNPKIYYGFNHQPDGEMLAPSNTDGVLCPVCQHIIHYKFISYSSQGKFYCPNCGFKRPELTDQVTAITEMRPTSSHFEINQAPFEISIGGMYNIYNALAAYSVGRFLDVPVSDIQKAFTQNKKVFGRQEVIQLQDKAVTLVLVKNPVGLNQVLQMISSDPEDFSLAMLLNANYADGIDTSWIWDGEFEDLLKHHIPTVITGGERRDDITFRLKVAGVTDEQLHETADLDATLAAIEAAPTKHVYVLATYTAVLQLRKKMAEANYIKKGLSV, encoded by the coding sequence ATGACAATTAAAAGTTCATTTGCAACAACAACGGGACGTTTTTCATACTGGTTCTTACATACCTTTATGAAAGGCGGCAGTTCTTTACCTGGTCAGATTGCAACAAATCTAGACCCCGCTGTTTTGAAAAACTTAACTAAAAACTACGACGTGATTATCATCACTGGGACTAACGGTAAAACGTTAACGACGGCTTTGACGGTTCAAACGCTCAAGCAAAAATACGACAACATCATGACCAATTCAACAGGTTCTAACATGATGCAAGGGATTACAACGGCTTTTTTGGCTCATCATCCTAAAAAAGGGCAAAAGCAGCTTGCGATTCTTGAAGTTGACGAAGCCAATGTCGAACCACTTTGTCGTTATATTGAACCCAAAGCAATTGTAATGACCAATATTTTTAGAGATCAAATGGATCGCTTTGGTGAAATTTATACCACTTATAATAAGATTTTGGCCGGCGTTAAACTCGTACCCAATACAACCTTAATTATGAATGGCGATGTGCCACTTTTCTCATCAGTTGAATTACCTAATCCTAAAATTTACTATGGTTTCAATCATCAACCAGATGGTGAAATGCTTGCACCAAGCAATACAGACGGGGTTTTGTGCCCTGTTTGCCAACACATTATTCACTACAAATTCATCAGTTATAGTAGTCAAGGCAAATTCTACTGCCCAAATTGCGGCTTCAAACGCCCTGAACTAACAGATCAGGTAACGGCTATAACCGAAATGCGCCCAACCAGTTCTCATTTTGAAATTAACCAAGCACCTTTTGAAATTTCAATCGGTGGTATGTACAACATCTATAATGCCCTAGCCGCTTACAGCGTTGGCCGTTTCTTGGATGTCCCTGTTTCAGATATTCAAAAAGCCTTCACGCAAAATAAAAAAGTTTTCGGTCGCCAAGAAGTGATTCAATTGCAGGACAAGGCAGTCACACTCGTCCTTGTTAAAAATCCAGTTGGCTTAAACCAAGTCCTCCAAATGATCAGCTCTGATCCAGAAGATTTCTCATTGGCAATGTTACTTAACGCTAACTACGCTGATGGTATCGATACAAGTTGGATTTGGGACGGTGAATTCGAAGATCTCTTGAAACACCATATCCCAACGGTTATCACTGGTGGCGAACGGCGCGATGACATCACTTTCCGCTTAAAAGTAGCCGGTGTTACTGACGAACAACTACATGAAACAGCCGATTTAGATGCCACATTAGCAGCGATTGAAGCAGCTCCTACAAAACATGTTTACGTACTTGCCACCTACACGGCAGTTTTACAACTACGTAAAAAAATGGCAGAGGCTAACTACATTAAGAAAGGACTATCAGTATGA
- a CDS encoding adenosylcobyric acid synthase, protein MTQTLKICHLYGNLMNTYGDLGNILVLDYYAKKIGLKTETEVISIGQDFDADRYDIVLFGGGQDFEQKIISEDLNSKKAALTAYIENGGVMLAICGGYQLLGHYYIGANGDKIPGIGALDHYTLSQDNSRFIGDIVIENREFSETYLGFENHNGRTFLGQDEKPLGYVKRGHGNNGEDGTEGCVYKNTFGSYFHGPILTHNGVLAKRLLNTAISQRFPDFDLQKLADLPIEESRYQVDAAGVKKVQN, encoded by the coding sequence ATGACCCAAACTTTAAAAATTTGTCATCTTTATGGCAACTTAATGAATACTTATGGGGATCTCGGCAATATTTTAGTCCTCGATTATTACGCTAAGAAAATCGGCTTAAAAACCGAAACTGAAGTCATCAGCATTGGCCAAGATTTCGATGCCGATCGTTATGACATCGTCCTTTTCGGTGGTGGCCAAGATTTCGAACAAAAAATTATTTCAGAAGACCTTAATAGTAAAAAAGCCGCGCTCACAGCATACATCGAAAATGGTGGCGTAATGCTCGCCATTTGTGGTGGTTACCAATTATTGGGCCACTACTACATCGGTGCGAACGGCGATAAAATTCCTGGCATTGGCGCCCTTGATCACTACACACTCAGCCAAGATAATAGCCGGTTTATTGGCGATATCGTGATTGAAAATCGTGAATTCAGCGAAACTTACCTCGGCTTTGAAAACCATAATGGTCGGACTTTCTTAGGGCAAGATGAAAAGCCACTCGGTTATGTTAAGCGTGGTCATGGCAACAATGGCGAAGATGGCACTGAAGGTTGTGTCTATAAAAACACCTTTGGTTCTTACTTCCACGGCCCAATTTTGACCCATAACGGCGTCTTGGCTAAACGCCTCTTAAACACTGCAATTAGCCAACGTTTCCCCGACTTTGATTTACAAAAATTAGCGGATCTTCCAATCGAAGAATCCCGTTACCAAGTCGACGCCGCTGGTGTTAAAAAAGTTCAAAATTAA
- a CDS encoding pyruvate, phosphate dikinase: MNYIYAFAEDRTLTNQELGGKGANLAEMTRLGLPVPAGFTITTAACRQYLASPEQNIQFLEAELLKAIHNLEEKTHRQLGNAEQPLLVSVRSGAPISMPGMMDTILNLGLNDQTVIGLAKMTGEPWFAYDCYRRLIQMFGDVVYGIDKPVFEAALTTLKNKRQVQKDTDLTLTDLKQLIETYKGLYAAAGQYQFPQSVEQQLRLAIEAVFKSWQNPRAQTYRRLNQIDGAMGTAVNVQQMVFGNYQGQSGTGVAFTRNPATGEPGLFGEYLLNAQGEDVVAGIRTPAPIATLKAQLPAIYEQFKTIANQLEAHYRDMQDMEFTIESGQLYVLQTRVGKRTAPAAFRIAVDLVDEGVIDRPTAISRLKPTMIDGLLHPLFETSAVQQATQLLTGLPASPGAATGAIYFDAQKAQQAHAAGEKVILVRQETSPEDIDGMVISEAIVTSRGGMTSHAAVVARGMGCCCVVGCQQLQVDYEQREARFAQRVLKEGTIISVDGHTGALYLGALPQQTGVHETTLGTVLSWCDEIAPFAVWANAETPQEVATAFEFGAQGLGLVRTEHMFFGQERIFKMRQMILATELGDRQVALAALKALQINDFKQIFSLAEERPCTIRLLDPPLHEFLPQSEAEQAELATALGISMAEIKRRIADKAEVNPMLGHRGSRLAVTYPEIYQMQVLAIIESALAVQATRHYAVTPKIMLPLIGTADEMAYLQQLLQQTINDYLAENRQQLAYQIGTMIEIPRACLVADKIAASADFFSFGTNDLTQMTYGFSRDDIGHFMPDYQQQGLMPVDPFQTLDQAGVGTLMQLAVQKGRQTKPDLSIGVCGEVGGDPAAMPFYRDLGIDYVSCSPYRVPSARLAAAQSRLTLAD; encoded by the coding sequence ATGAACTATATTTATGCTTTTGCTGAAGATCGAACGTTAACCAATCAAGAATTGGGTGGTAAGGGAGCCAATTTAGCGGAAATGACACGCTTAGGGTTACCGGTGCCGGCCGGTTTTACAATTACGACCGCTGCTTGCCGACAATACCTAGCAAGTCCTGAACAAAATATACAATTTTTAGAAGCCGAACTATTGAAAGCGATTCATAACCTTGAAGAAAAGACACATCGTCAACTAGGGAACGCTGAACAGCCGTTATTAGTTTCCGTTCGCAGTGGTGCGCCGATCTCGATGCCGGGGATGATGGATACCATTTTGAATTTGGGGTTAAATGACCAGACGGTAATCGGCTTAGCTAAGATGACCGGGGAGCCATGGTTTGCTTACGATTGTTACCGCCGCTTGATTCAAATGTTTGGGGATGTGGTTTATGGCATTGATAAGCCAGTTTTTGAAGCGGCATTAACGACCCTCAAAAATAAACGGCAAGTTCAAAAAGATACGGATTTAACACTAACCGATTTAAAACAATTGATTGAAACCTATAAAGGTTTATATGCGGCTGCAGGACAATATCAATTTCCACAATCGGTTGAACAACAATTACGCCTAGCAATTGAGGCGGTGTTTAAATCATGGCAGAATCCGCGGGCACAAACTTATCGGCGCTTAAATCAAATCGATGGGGCCATGGGCACTGCGGTCAATGTGCAGCAAATGGTTTTTGGTAATTATCAAGGACAAAGTGGGACTGGCGTTGCATTTACGCGAAACCCAGCAACTGGGGAGCCTGGTTTGTTTGGCGAATATTTATTGAACGCACAAGGTGAAGATGTGGTAGCCGGAATTCGAACCCCCGCACCAATTGCGACGTTAAAGGCGCAGTTGCCAGCAATTTATGAACAATTCAAGACAATTGCCAACCAACTAGAAGCACACTACCGGGATATGCAAGATATGGAATTTACGATTGAATCCGGTCAGTTATATGTCTTGCAAACCCGGGTTGGTAAGCGAACGGCACCAGCTGCTTTTAGAATTGCAGTTGATTTAGTTGATGAAGGTGTGATTGATCGGCCGACCGCCATTAGTCGTTTGAAGCCGACAATGATTGACGGGTTGTTACACCCGCTGTTTGAAACTAGTGCGGTTCAACAGGCGACTCAGTTATTAACTGGTTTGCCAGCAAGTCCTGGGGCGGCCACAGGCGCGATATATTTCGATGCCCAAAAAGCACAGCAGGCACATGCAGCTGGCGAAAAAGTCATTTTGGTCCGTCAAGAAACGTCACCAGAAGATATTGACGGGATGGTGATTAGTGAAGCAATTGTCACCAGTCGTGGTGGCATGACATCACATGCAGCCGTTGTGGCGCGAGGAATGGGTTGTTGTTGTGTTGTTGGTTGTCAGCAGCTTCAAGTGGACTATGAACAACGCGAAGCGCGCTTTGCGCAGCGCGTTTTAAAAGAAGGAACGATTATCTCGGTTGATGGGCATACTGGTGCTCTTTATTTGGGGGCATTACCACAGCAAACCGGTGTACATGAAACAACGCTTGGAACGGTGCTCAGTTGGTGTGATGAGATTGCACCGTTTGCAGTTTGGGCTAACGCTGAAACACCACAAGAAGTAGCAACTGCTTTTGAATTTGGTGCACAGGGTTTAGGACTGGTGCGAACGGAGCACATGTTCTTTGGCCAAGAACGAATCTTCAAAATGCGCCAAATGATTTTAGCAACTGAACTAGGGGATCGCCAAGTGGCGTTGGCGGCACTAAAAGCCCTCCAAATAAACGACTTTAAGCAAATCTTTTCATTAGCTGAAGAACGCCCATGTACGATTCGTTTGTTAGACCCACCATTGCATGAATTCTTACCACAAAGTGAAGCGGAACAGGCTGAACTAGCAACTGCTCTAGGGATTAGCATGGCCGAGATTAAGCGGCGAATTGCTGATAAAGCAGAAGTTAATCCAATGTTAGGTCATCGTGGGAGCCGTTTAGCGGTGACCTATCCGGAAATTTATCAAATGCAGGTTTTAGCGATTATCGAAAGTGCCTTGGCGGTTCAAGCAACGCGGCATTATGCTGTGACACCTAAAATAATGTTGCCGCTAATTGGCACGGCAGATGAAATGGCGTACCTGCAACAATTATTACAGCAAACTATCAATGACTATTTGGCTGAAAACCGCCAACAGCTAGCTTATCAAATTGGGACCATGATTGAGATTCCACGGGCGTGTTTAGTCGCCGACAAAATTGCGGCATCTGCTGATTTCTTTAGTTTTGGGACTAATGATTTAACGCAAATGACGTATGGCTTTTCCCGTGATGATATTGGCCATTTTATGCCCGATTATCAACAACAGGGATTAATGCCGGTTGACCCATTCCAAACACTTGACCAAGCTGGCGTCGGCACTTTAATGCAATTGGCGGTTCAAAAAGGACGCCAAACCAAGCCTGATTTATCGATTGGGGTCTGCGGCGAAGTCGGTGGTGATCCAGCAGCGATGCCGTTTTATCGTGATTTAGGGATTGATTATGTCTCATGTTCACCATACCGGGTACCCAGTGCCCGTTTGGCAGCGGCCCAAAGTCGATTAACGTTAGCCGATTAA
- a CDS encoding transcriptional repressor CcpN: MELSARQQQIIKIVKTNQPISGTKIAEQLHLSRATLRNDFAILTMTGILDARPKVGYFYVGQEVMPLLTDELYQETVGQLMVPPLLTPQTTTIDEAVTQLFMHDVGSLYVTDEQSGLLGILSRKDLLRATINTTNTQTTPVAMIMTRMPNITTTTEDTTVLHAGQRLIAHQVDSLPVVAIDGITVIGKITKSIIMRYFIEAGLHYKS; encoded by the coding sequence ATGGAATTATCAGCCCGTCAACAGCAAATTATTAAAATTGTCAAAACCAATCAGCCGATTAGTGGCACCAAAATTGCCGAGCAATTGCATCTCTCGCGGGCAACCCTGCGTAATGATTTTGCAATCTTAACCATGACCGGTATTTTAGATGCCCGACCTAAAGTCGGCTATTTCTACGTCGGTCAAGAAGTGATGCCCCTCTTAACCGATGAACTCTATCAAGAAACGGTGGGTCAACTAATGGTGCCACCACTTTTAACCCCCCAAACAACAACAATTGATGAAGCGGTCACGCAACTATTCATGCATGACGTCGGTTCACTTTATGTAACGGACGAACAGTCAGGATTACTAGGCATTTTATCGCGGAAAGACTTACTACGGGCAACCATTAACACAACTAATACCCAAACCACCCCTGTGGCCATGATTATGACGCGCATGCCAAACATTACAACGACCACCGAGGACACGACTGTCTTGCACGCTGGTCAGCGCTTAATTGCGCATCAGGTTGATTCGCTACCAGTGGTTGCCATCGATGGTATCACCGTCATTGGCAAAATCACTAAATCGATTATCATGCGTTATTTCATCGAAGCTGGGCTACACTACAAATCATAA
- a CDS encoding phosphoenolpyruvate synthase regulatory protein: MSAIPIFIISDSIGETARTVIAAVNAQFPNSVTLKIQRFPFITDQKTLTPILQDAHQEKALIVTTLVNHVLQETVTEFCQINHLTLIDLLSPLTNAISERSQTASLETPGSLRKLDEHYFHRISAMEFAVRYDDGQDPRGLLEADIVLLGVSRTSKTPLSMYLANQNYRVANLPLIPNVPLPKELFKVPAHKIIGLTMPLSTLLKIRQERLATLGLPQTTNYSNMTTVGDELAYANQIFEQLNATTINVADRSIEETASLIQTLI; the protein is encoded by the coding sequence ATGTCAGCGATTCCAATTTTTATTATTTCAGATTCAATCGGCGAAACGGCCCGAACCGTTATTGCAGCGGTTAACGCCCAATTCCCCAATTCAGTCACCCTTAAAATTCAACGGTTTCCGTTTATTACGGATCAAAAAACATTAACCCCCATTTTACAAGATGCGCACCAAGAAAAGGCGCTTATCGTTACAACACTTGTTAATCATGTCCTTCAAGAAACAGTCACTGAATTTTGCCAGATCAATCACTTAACCCTAATCGATCTCCTATCCCCGCTAACCAATGCCATCAGCGAACGCAGTCAAACCGCGTCACTAGAAACCCCAGGCTCATTACGGAAACTCGATGAACACTATTTCCATCGGATTAGCGCCATGGAATTTGCGGTACGTTACGATGACGGCCAAGATCCACGTGGCTTATTGGAAGCCGATATCGTTTTATTAGGCGTTTCGCGGACCTCAAAAACACCCCTCAGTATGTATTTGGCCAACCAAAACTATCGTGTGGCCAACTTACCACTCATTCCCAACGTGCCGTTGCCAAAAGAATTATTCAAAGTACCCGCCCATAAAATCATTGGTCTAACCATGCCACTGTCAACACTGCTAAAAATTCGCCAGGAACGTTTAGCCACCTTGGGATTACCGCAAACCACTAATTATTCTAATATGACAACCGTCGGTGATGAACTTGCCTACGCTAACCAAATTTTTGAACAATTAAACGCCACGACGATTAATGTTGCCGACCGTTCGATTGAGGAAACGGCTAGTTTAATCCAAACCTTAATCTAA
- a CDS encoding phosphohydrolase, whose translation MQKQIEAIEQFVRTALAQEHSGHGFDHIHRVVNNARLIQRQVGDGDLTTITLAALLHDVIDEKIVSDVAQARQTVATVLTQNNIDEAQSTAIFDIIDHMSFSKNINQHQTLSLEGQIVQDADRLDAIGAIGIGRTFMYGGTHDGVAYDPAIEPRTELTKANYREPSTVINHFYEKLFKLAATMNTQVAREIATARTQVMQDFVAEYIAEWQGEK comes from the coding sequence ATGCAAAAACAAATTGAAGCAATTGAACAATTCGTACGAACGGCGTTGGCTCAGGAGCATAGTGGCCATGGCTTTGATCACATTCACCGGGTTGTAAATAATGCCCGCTTAATTCAACGCCAAGTTGGTGACGGCGACTTAACAACTATTACATTAGCCGCACTACTGCATGATGTGATTGATGAAAAAATTGTTAGTGATGTGGCACAAGCGCGTCAAACCGTAGCGACTGTTTTAACCCAAAATAACATTGACGAGGCGCAATCAACCGCGATTTTTGACATCATCGATCATATGTCATTTTCGAAAAATATTAACCAACACCAAACATTAAGTTTAGAAGGACAAATCGTCCAAGACGCGGATCGATTGGATGCGATTGGGGCGATTGGTATTGGCCGGACCTTTATGTATGGCGGCACTCACGATGGGGTAGCCTATGATCCTGCTATTGAACCCCGGACCGAGTTAACTAAGGCTAACTATCGGGAACCGTCAACGGTGATTAATCATTTTTATGAAAAGCTCTTTAAACTCGCAGCGACGATGAATACGCAAGTGGCGCGCGAAATCGCAACCGCTAGAACGCAGGTCATGCAAGATTTTGTGGCCGAGTACATTGCGGAATGGCAAGGTGAAAAATAA
- the manA gene encoding mannose-6-phosphate isomerase, class I has protein sequence MTEPLFLKPVFQEKIWGGRKLAEAFDYDLPDGDIGECWAISAHPHGPSTIENGPLKGLTLDQAWAQHRDYFGDAKGEVFPLLTKILDAEASLSVQVHPDDAYAAAHEGPTELGKTECWYILDAEPGAYLIYGHHAKTKAELTEMIEAGKWDDLLRKVPVKTGDFFYVPSGTIHALNKGIMALETQQSSDTTYRLYDYDRVDVKTGEKRELHLKQSIDTTIVPHQDPVLNIQTEHIGDSTITTYVQPPMSPFFSVYQWLVKGDLHFDRTTAPYTLVSVVDGEGELVADGQTYPIHKNMHFVLPFGIKSWDLKGNMQIIASEPGNK, from the coding sequence TTGACAGAACCATTATTTCTAAAACCAGTTTTCCAAGAAAAAATTTGGGGTGGTCGCAAATTAGCAGAAGCCTTCGATTATGATCTACCAGATGGCGACATTGGTGAATGCTGGGCGATTTCAGCACATCCACACGGACCAAGTACAATCGAAAATGGTCCTTTAAAAGGCCTCACATTAGATCAAGCTTGGGCCCAACACCGCGATTATTTTGGCGATGCCAAAGGGGAAGTTTTTCCATTATTAACGAAAATTTTGGATGCTGAAGCAAGTTTATCAGTTCAAGTCCATCCAGATGATGCTTATGCAGCTGCTCATGAAGGTCCTACAGAATTAGGGAAGACTGAATGTTGGTATATTTTAGATGCCGAACCAGGCGCATACTTAATCTATGGTCATCATGCAAAAACAAAAGCCGAATTAACGGAAATGATTGAAGCAGGTAAGTGGGATGACTTATTGCGCAAAGTACCTGTTAAAACCGGTGACTTTTTCTACGTCCCCAGTGGCACAATTCACGCCTTGAATAAGGGGATTATGGCTCTTGAAACGCAACAAAGTAGTGACACGACTTATCGGTTATACGATTATGATCGAGTAGATGTGAAGACGGGTGAAAAACGCGAATTGCACCTAAAACAATCAATTGATACCACGATTGTGCCCCATCAAGATCCCGTTTTAAATATTCAAACAGAACATATTGGTGATTCAACCATCACAACTTATGTGCAACCCCCAATGTCACCGTTTTTCAGTGTCTATCAATGGTTAGTGAAGGGTGATTTACACTTTGACCGGACAACAGCGCCTTATACTTTAGTGTCAGTGGTTGATGGTGAAGGTGAACTGGTTGCAGATGGTCAAACCTACCCCATTCATAAGAACATGCACTTTGTCTTACCGTTTGGCATTAAATCATGGGACTTAAAAGGTAACATGCAAATTATTGCCTCAGAACCGGGTAACAAGTAA
- a CDS encoding serine hydrolase, producing MRFEQTIHQIETLVADEVVPGVSYAVIEGRQVTTKVLGYSELTPNLIPLEPGQLYDLASLTKVIGTTTLILRLLERGRLSLTTKVHSILPAFKDRRVTVLHLLTHTSGLEGYIPNRNQLAAPALKEALLTQLTVGPNFGKKVVYTDIGMLYLGWMLEVIYGKPIQDLIQSMVLTPLGMDQSTFAPEASQSVPTELTTTRGLIQGVVHDPKSYILQNHSGAAGLFAPLDDVVRFAQFQLGQLKVAEAPVSQASIKGLYRDWTPAHLGRSLGWDLRFTADQTPLIYHTGFTGTFMLLDRKRQTGLIVLSNRIHPTADNQVFLDRRTMIVDQFLAEDKA from the coding sequence ATGCGATTTGAACAAACGATTCACCAAATTGAGACGTTAGTGGCTGATGAGGTTGTACCAGGTGTTTCATATGCTGTGATTGAAGGCCGGCAAGTAACGACTAAGGTCCTGGGTTATTCAGAACTGACGCCTAACCTAATCCCATTAGAGCCAGGCCAATTATACGATTTAGCGTCCTTGACGAAGGTGATTGGGACAACGACGTTGATTCTCCGTTTGTTAGAGCGGGGACGCCTGTCACTTACGACCAAGGTTCACAGCATTTTACCAGCGTTTAAAGATCGACGCGTGACGGTTTTGCACCTCTTGACCCACACATCGGGCTTAGAAGGTTATATTCCTAATCGTAATCAGTTAGCTGCGCCAGCATTAAAAGAAGCACTATTAACGCAATTGACAGTTGGCCCTAATTTTGGAAAAAAGGTCGTCTACACGGATATTGGCATGTTGTATTTAGGCTGGATGCTAGAAGTGATTTATGGTAAACCAATTCAAGATTTAATTCAAAGTATGGTTTTAACCCCCTTAGGGATGGATCAGAGTACGTTTGCCCCAGAAGCAAGTCAATCAGTGCCAACTGAATTAACCACCACTAGAGGGCTTATTCAAGGCGTGGTTCACGACCCAAAGAGTTATATTTTACAAAATCATAGTGGTGCAGCAGGATTATTTGCACCCTTAGACGATGTCGTTCGGTTTGCGCAGTTCCAACTCGGACAGCTAAAGGTTGCCGAGGCCCCCGTTAGTCAAGCAAGTATCAAGGGCTTATACCGCGACTGGACACCAGCCCATTTAGGTCGGTCATTGGGTTGGGATTTACGGTTTACAGCAGATCAAACGCCGCTAATTTATCATACCGGTTTTACGGGGACTTTCATGTTGCTCGATCGAAAACGCCAAACGGGCTTGATTGTGTTGAGCAATCGGATTCACCCAACGGCAGATAATCAAGTTTTTCTTGATCGGCGAACAATGATTGTTGATCAATTCTTGGCCGAAGATAAGGCCTAA
- a CDS encoding multidrug ABC transporter ATP-binding protein, whose product MAEKAATNRPQGGHGPGRGMGGVVEKPKNFWGTTNRLLKYMSSRLIALVFVIVLAIVSVIFQIRTPKVLGEATTEIFKGVMKGNAMQKAGIAMDRLPIDFDKIQHIIMTVILMYLASAIFSFLQQFIMTRISQQTVYELRKELKDKMQRVPINYYDTHSNGDIMSRAINDMDNIASTLQQSLTQMVTSTVTFIGVLWMMLTISWQLTLIALVTIPLSLIVVGIVAPKSQKFFAAQQKSLGLLNNQIEENFSGQVVLKTFNREQVTIDTFEEQNEKLYKAAWKAQFISGVIMPLMTFVNNLGYVFVAIIGGIRVSHGQVTLGDMQAFMQYTQQFSQPISQLANLANTIQSTIASAERVFAVLDEEDMSEEPSTVPVVQDDANQLEMEHVEFGYQGKDLLLTDYNLQVKPGQMIAIVGPTGAGKTTIINLLERFYDVSGGSIKLKGVDTRDMSREELRRHFAMVLQDTWLFTGTIWDNLKYGNESASDEAILAAAKAAHVDGFVRQLPEGYNTVLNEEASNISQGQRQLLTIARAFVADPDILILDEATSSVDTRTEIHIQHAMERLLQNRTSFVVAHRLSTIRDADNIIVMNHGSIMETGTHDELMVQNGFYADLYNSQFSGNVEI is encoded by the coding sequence ATGGCAGAAAAAGCAGCAACAAACCGGCCACAAGGTGGTCATGGTCCAGGTCGCGGCATGGGTGGCGTCGTTGAAAAACCTAAGAATTTCTGGGGTACAACCAATCGTTTATTGAAATACATGTCGAGCCGTTTAATTGCCTTAGTATTTGTCATTGTTTTGGCGATTGTCTCCGTTATTTTCCAAATTAGAACGCCCAAAGTTTTAGGGGAAGCAACAACGGAAATCTTTAAAGGGGTGATGAAAGGCAATGCCATGCAAAAAGCTGGGATTGCCATGGATCGCTTACCAATTGATTTCGATAAGATTCAACACATTATCATGACGGTGATCTTGATGTATCTTGCTTCAGCCATCTTCAGTTTCTTACAACAATTTATTATGACGCGGATTTCACAACAAACCGTCTACGAATTACGTAAGGAATTGAAAGATAAGATGCAACGGGTGCCAATCAATTATTACGATACCCATTCAAACGGGGATATCATGAGTCGTGCGATCAATGATATGGATAATATTGCCAGCACGCTACAACAAAGTTTAACGCAAATGGTGACTAGCACGGTAACGTTTATCGGTGTTTTATGGATGATGCTGACGATCAGTTGGCAATTAACGTTAATTGCCTTAGTCACAATTCCGTTGAGTTTAATTGTCGTTGGGATTGTCGCACCTAAGTCGCAAAAATTCTTTGCCGCCCAACAAAAGAGTTTAGGGTTATTAAATAATCAAATCGAAGAAAACTTTTCTGGTCAAGTCGTCTTGAAGACCTTTAACCGGGAACAAGTCACGATTGATACATTTGAAGAACAAAATGAAAAGTTGTATAAAGCTGCTTGGAAAGCCCAATTTATCTCTGGGGTGATCATGCCATTGATGACTTTCGTCAATAACTTAGGGTACGTCTTCGTGGCAATTATCGGTGGGATTCGCGTCTCACACGGTCAAGTCACATTAGGGGACATGCAAGCCTTCATGCAATATACACAACAATTCTCACAACCAATCTCACAATTGGCTAACTTGGCAAACACCATTCAATCAACGATTGCTTCAGCTGAACGGGTTTTTGCTGTTTTAGATGAAGAAGATATGTCAGAAGAGCCTTCAACGGTCCCCGTGGTGCAAGATGATGCCAACCAATTAGAAATGGAACATGTTGAATTTGGTTACCAAGGCAAGGATCTCTTGTTGACGGATTATAATTTACAAGTTAAACCAGGCCAAATGATCGCGATTGTTGGTCCTACTGGGGCTGGTAAGACAACTATTATTAATTTACTTGAACGCTTCTACGATGTTAGTGGCGGTTCGATTAAATTAAAAGGTGTCGATACCCGTGATATGAGTCGGGAAGAATTGCGGCGTCATTTTGCGATGGTTCTGCAAGATACTTGGTTATTCACTGGGACGATTTGGGATAACTTGAAATATGGTAATGAATCAGCTTCAGACGAAGCGATTTTGGCAGCTGCTAAAGCGGCCCATGTTGACGGCTTTGTTCGTCAATTACCGGAAGGCTATAACACAGTCTTGAATGAAGAAGCTTCCAACATTTCACAAGGTCAACGGCAATTATTGACGATTGCTCGGGCTTTTGTGGCCGATCCAGATATCTTAATCTTGGATGAAGCCACCAGTTCGGTTGATACACGGACTGAAATTCATATCCAACACGCAATGGAACGGCTATTGCAAAACCGGACGAGTTTCGTTGTTGCCCATCGTTTATCAACGATTCGGGATGCGGATAACATCATTGTGATGAATCACGGTTCCATTATGGAAACCGGGACACATGATGAATTGATGGTTCAAAATGGCTTCTATGCTGATTTATATAACAGTCAATTCTCAGGCAACGTCGAGATTTAA